A window of the Hordeum vulgare subsp. vulgare chromosome 5H, MorexV3_pseudomolecules_assembly, whole genome shotgun sequence genome harbors these coding sequences:
- the LOC123452901 gene encoding uncharacterized protein LOC123452901 isoform X2, translating into MDFAAMKRRELQALCKEHGLKANGSNADLAARLAATLPISGGAEEDAVGVVVGKGCLKRSSGGAIGGDSDAAKKVTFVLEEEEEEEEAEVGDRRRRSQLLLSPVVARTRGRRRAEGALSLAEEAGGEGRTTRSQVGSDSADESDGGKAGADAVTRRHTRNAANLGAGDVVERVAGAAGRKTPAKSEQQEVDAGEAVGKKHQLKRKTRENEADDVDVSVQVGVSRRSARASALQSEPAAAPSPVVHNKRGRKKAGDIKEQDRVKEQPTEIQHVGRRSGSVVVTPLTPAVSENKRSRSKVLEGKTAVEKVADVEISGRTTRSSSVAADATSPIVVVNKRRKKESVCSDEGPHTVPDVTNGAPVTRVLRNRAIQTVGSTDLKVAQPTMLNSAKDGVEDGVAKRGGHVGSKKRKMPNGRATVATNGGEIPFSDSNGKASAMDMHLEIPGPVRRSMRKSVVPLFLEHETKGMHGDVEIKETVTKPVGRSTRRSVAPVILEKECKGLTKPVEIKATVTKPVGRSNRRSVAPITLEKQCKGLTKEMVPQAHVKGPAKKSVVLSMTEKGRKSIVTDMIPEARAGRSTRKPALAIVNSKKNDHCEAASSEKSSSAKSEELEKQQTVKEPVRRLTRKSFVPAVLEKDRKVVPAEMNPDTQVNNENGDHTNMECAKGEHLEKQLVVKEPSRRSTHESVAPHVMEKEIKGLQEESKSEDPVSTSVRKLAGPNAVDKQSKDHREIVPHVIEKEINGSQEESKPDVPVRTVCKLAGPNVVDKESKYHTEIVRREESSVRPRSAQTRHSVQNDASLRHTRYRSSKLAISPLQSKPTASKGRLTKRSGTASLEEVMPPEEQKEEQIAHGVDTSDTIDVASANSLESGVLPSPAEKSDLRDSQLKSQPEGTVVDSSISLGKDVSNSLESGVLPSPAEKSDLRDSQLKSQPEGTVVDSSISLGKDVSTSLEFELESPVVGTTDTEKPSSDLTIPDCKHVGDLSEEALDSTENDAGRCSPDLGNIEGPDTHNTSPSFKNGIEESDVHKVECQVETVASLKPDSYQGSDEYSTRVEESVGLMFSSQHNNEQEVSTLRKDWVASVQLYSSEDVHHTVRDVTRKDGICYKEEKTALIPSDINALHEKSHADEPAEHVSGVSGALFRISQSTTIVDEVNSDSSQLESVDALDNHIVSSNTKGLQKDNIEECNLYNARVTEGIHASVMSEAERVAVPETLALHELLKRNLEGDDLEVQSFNHCEDESPKQSTCEGQSFLGSGICQTVSQRYTDLVCVKDHEDECNQHSEDQLTSGILGSGMSEPALVERSEIGMALFPAAETSPFSDEQLNTKLEGNAEQSLISDKDSSNITLTDFLGKNHLSSFKGPIMDPWHDQELPNDMPAPKPPEESAVFLDDKVSGSVQSRSSDKDGSNISDTGSLGNKNLSSMKDPSMDPCHDQELPSDLSMDPCHDQEPPSDMPAPKSPEDLAACMDERVSGSVGICQTSASIVKGNHIAMDPHCAVKQVDNLSQSAAALLRNRKRTPCKPDGLEPLSDDLFVIDSSTPMEPLLAEAGLKVGSPDKKLPMEQVQQDDLQVQEGTVEKPSLDSATSESKHECILPDKAGYLSLKNEIYPSSIEQSLSSQDDVQVEAGTLKETALGSTTPECKDEYEFLDEADPHSLKHERGSLIVEQSPFSLPKTLFSQGSVEEPSECVVLSSARVQSENGVCESNSGSDRDTSVDFSAVSKSKDCLDTSEQDKENEGLTEASHQQGDLQVQEDTVERTVLGSDVPECKHECGLPAEAEPRSLMNQRSSIEQSAFAVQSLISKEDVQVQGIVEKTVVGSATPECKHECVSPDKAGPRSLKNARYPSSIEQSKFHLLSPSSQDDVQAQEGTLDKTALGSATPGCKDEYGFPDEADPHSLKHERGSLIVEQSPFSLPKTLFLQESVEEPSECVVLSSVRVQAENGVCEANLGSDHDTIAYFKAVSKSGDFQDTSEQDGENEGLTEASHGLEQVATGQLDLEAVNIMEDADSEEVAYDEENKKLVHPTDMNSLCEKIIVSRPVEHASGLGDSLLSRSLIPSTDNNDVLLSSNPCLFESTNFLDEIDSSNTKALQQGLKKQQCDECKEYQIPFEAGINDMIETGTEKDRDSGVPPLPSEQTSNILMERLNTKLLGTEAPEFDLSCDKDGSDYLETEPAVNNVCRNILMDYSLPKDCSTDDYQQMGLFEDLSEQKSPDNASVCWEDSDPRGVSATIEKPSPSFDLAIPDFKHEGALAEEAVYSMKNNTESCSRDHRRSSIGLHHLFLQESLTGSDLPGDLVLPSTENEDGSNTCHAEKIPGFKHEGALSDEAVYSLKNTESSSRDQRRLSIGLHHLFLQESFKGSDVHDDLVLPSTENEDDSNTRHAEKMVSSEPDSHQGSRVDLSMVEEIKGLFSSQRDYEQEGFLSSSHKTENVASAQLDISEDRNLMRRDIITEVICKEEEKRELIPSLDTDTPCGISHTDEPDEQQITLLQAAETSASADKQLSSESAEDEFKEHNVSSEVTSGIFGVGSVKSNLFHLHEDSHTNPIQGKDLPNDLSAPKSPVQSTTGQAESLLGSGLCHTVVRRSTEEIHTKLQHKRKEECSEYIDDQATLMSERALFGGSVSGMTLLPTAEPSSLPEEQFDPEPECDGFEEPDCSYDEDASYLFGSGSVKNNVPHLGHKEEYYEHSDDPYISGMPKPSLNGESESGVALLPAEETPALTNEHLNFKMEEPSLYFDIDISDMSDTGLMENDNLSSLPKENYMETWKQGEISIGTSAAKSLGESAVCSDDKVPGSGGTCQTSGR; encoded by the exons ATGGATTTCGCGGCGATGAAGCGGCGGGAACTGCAGGCGCTCTGCAAGGAGCACGGCCTCAAGGCCAACGGATCAAACGCCGACCTGgccgcccgcctcgccgccaCGCTCCCG ATTTCCGGCGGTGCGGAGGAGGACGCCGTCGGCGTCGTTGTGGGGAAGGGATGTTTGAAGCGATCGTCCGGCGGCGCTATCGGCGGGGATTCGGATGCGGCCAAGAAGgtgacgtttgtgttggaggaagaggaggaagaggaggaggcggaggtgggTGACAGACGCCGGAGGTCCCAGCTGTTGTTGTCGCCGGTTGTTGCCAGGACGAGGGGTAGGCGGAGGGCCGAGGGTGCTCTCTCTCTCGCTGAAGAAGCTGGGGGGGAGGGTCGTACAACGCGTTCCCAAGTTGGTAGTGATTCTGCTGACGAAAGTGATGGTGGGAAGGCAGGTGCAGATGCTGTGACGAGGCGGCACACGAGGAATGCAGCCAATTTGGGTGCAGGTGATGTGGTTGAGAGGGTAGCTGGAGCTGCAGGTCGGAAAACCCCTGCCAAATCCGAGCAACAAGAGGTGGACGCTGGAGAAGCAGTTGGTAAGAAGCATCAGCTGAAGCGGAAGACCAGGGAGAATGAGGCTGACGATGTGGATGTCAGTGTGCAAGTTGGAGTTTCTCGCAGAAGCGCAAGGGCTAGTGCTCTTCAGTCTGAACCTGCTGCCGCACCGTCTCCTGTTGTTCACAAcaaaagagggaggaagaaggcagGAGATATCAAGGAACAAGATCGTGTCAAGGAGCAACCTACTGAAATTCAACATGTGGGCAGAAGATCTGGATCGGTTGTTGTCACTCCACTGACGCCTGCTGTTTCTGAAAATAAGAGAAGTAGGTCAAAGGTGCTGGAAGGGAAAACTGCCGTGGAGAAGGTTGCTGATGTGGAAATATCTGGTAGGACTACAAGATCAAGCTCCGTAGCAGCTGACGCGACGTCACCAATTGTTGTTGTGAAcaagaggagaaagaaggaaagtGTCTGCTCAGATGAAGGGCCACATACAGTTCCAGATGTGACAAATGGTGCTCCTGTTACAAGGGTCTTGAGGAATAGAGCTATTCAGACCGTTGGCAGTACTGACTTGAAGGTAGCTCAGCCAACCATGCTCAATTCCGCCAAAGATGGCGTAGAAGATGGTGTGGCTAAGCGAGGTGGGCATGTGGGGTCCAAAAAGAGGAAAATGCCGAATGGTAGGGCTACAGTAGCCACAAATGGCGGTGAAATCCCATTTTCTGATAGCAATGGTAAGGCTTCTGCTATGGACATGCACTTAGAGATACCTGGGCCTGTGAGAAGATCAATGCGGAAATCTGTTGTTCCAttgtttcttgagcatgaaaccaAAGGTATGCATGGAGATGTGGAGATCAAAGAAACAGTGACAAAACCTGTTGGGCGATCAACCCGGCGGTCTGTTGCCCCAGTTATACTTGAGAAAGAGTGCAAGGGTCTCACAAAACCTGTGGAGATCAAAGCAACAGTGACAAAACCTGTTGGGCGATCAAACCGCCGATCTGTTGCCCCAATTACTCTTGAGAAACAGTGCAAGGGTCTCACAAAAGAAATGGTTCCTCAAGCGCATGTTAAGGGACCAGCAAAGAAATCTGTTGTCTTGTCTATGACTGAGAAAGGAAGAAAGAGCATCGTTACAGACATGATTCCAGAAGCGCGTGCTGGAAGGTCAACGCGGAAACCTGCTCTTGCTATTGTTAATAGTAAGAAGAATGATCACTGTGAAGCAGCCAGCAGTGAGAAGTCTTCAAGTGCTAAGAGTGAGGAGTTGGAGAAGCAACAAACAGTCAAGGAACCTGTTAGACGGTTAACACGGAAATCATTTGTCCCAGCTGTGCTTGAGAAGGACAGGAAGGTTGTACCTGCAGAAATGAATCCTGATACACAGGTCAATAATGAGAATGGTGATCACACTAATATGGAATGTGCTAAGGGTGAACACTTGGAGAAACAACTAGTAGTGAAAGAACCATCTAGGCGATCAACGCATGAATCTGTTGCCCCACATGTGATGGAGAAAGAAATTAAGGGTTTACAAGAAGAATCAAAGTCTGAAGATCCTGTGAGCACATCCGTTCGTAAGCTGGCTGGTCCTAATGCGGTTGATAAGCAGAGCAAAGATCACAGAGAAATTGTCCCACATGTGATTGAGAAAGAAATTAATGGTTCTCAAGAAGAATCAAAGCCAGATGTTCCTGTGAGGACAGTGTGTAAACTGGCTGGTCCTAATGTGGTTGATAAGGAGAGCAAGTATCACACTGAAATTGTCAGAAGGGAAGAGTCAAGTGTTCGCCCAAGAAGCGCACAAACAAGACATTCTGTTCAGAATGATGCGAGTCTGCGGCACACAAGATACAGATCTTCAAAGCTAGCAATATCACCGCTACAGTCAAAGCCCACAGCTTCAAAGGGAAGACTGACAAAGAGGAGTGGAACTGCATCTTTGGAAGAAGTTATGCCTCCTGAAGAGCAGAAGGAAGAACAAATTGCTCATGGTGTCGACACGAGTGATACGATCGATGTTGCCAGTGCTAATAGCTtggaaagtggggtgctaccttcCCCAGCTGAAAAATCTGATTTGCGTGACTCCCAGCTTAAATCTCAGCCGGAGGGCACAGTTGTTGATTCCAGCATCAGCCTTGGTAAAGATGTTAGTAATAGCTtggaaagtggggtgctaccttcCCCAGCTGAAAAATCTGATTTGCGTGACTCCCAGCTTAAATCTCAGCCGGAGGGCACAGTTGTTGATTCCAGCATCAGCCTTGGTAAAGATGTTAGTACCAGCTTGGAGTTTGAGCTCGAGAGCCCAGTAGTAG GTACCACTGACACTGAGAAGCCTTCGTCCGATTTAACTATTCCGGACTGTAAACATGTAGGTGATTTATCTGAGGAAGCCCTGGACTCAACAGAAAATGATGCTGGAAGGTGCTCACCAGATCTTGGAAACATAGAAGGACCTGATACACATAATACTAGTCCATCTTTTAAAAATGGCATAGAAGAATCAGATGTTCACAAGGTTGAATGTCAAGTTGAAACAGTTGCTTCATTAAAACCTGACTCATATCAAGGCTCTGATGAATATTCAACCAGAGTTGAAGAAAGTGTAGGTTTAATGTTTTCGTCTCAGCATAATAATGAACAAGAAG TTTCCACCCTCAGAAAAGATTGGGTTGCATCCGTGCAGCTGTATTCGTCAGAGGATGTACATCATACAGTAAG GGATGTTACTAGAAAGGACGGGATCTGCTACAAGGAAGAGAAAACGGCCCTTATTCCTTCAGACATTAATGCTCTCCATGAAAAATCACATGCGGATGAACCTG CTGAGCACGTTTCTGGTGTTAGTGGAGCTCTATTTCGCATTTCACAGAGCACCACTATTGTTGATGAAGTTAATTCGGATTCTTCACAACTAGAATCAGTTGATGCTTTAGATAATCATATAGTATCTTCTAATACCAAAGGGCTTCAAAAGGATAACATAGAGGAATGCAATCTATACAATGCTAGAGTTACAGAAGGCATCCATGCAAGTGTCATGTCTGAAGCTGAACGGGTTGCGGTACCAGAAACATTAGCATTGCATGAGCTGCTTAAGCGCAATCTGGAGGGTGATGATCTCGAAGTACAAAGCTTTAACCACTGTGAAGATGAATCTCCAAAACAATCTACATGTGAGGGTCAAAGCTTTTTAGGGTCAG GTATTTGTCAAACTGTTTCACAAAGGTATACAGATTTAGTTTGTGTCAAGGATCATGAAGATGAATGCAATCAACACAGTGAAGATCAGCTTACTTCAGGCATCCTAGGAAGTGGCATGTCTGAACCTGCACTTGTTGAACGATCGGAAATTGGAATGGCTTTGTTCCCAGCTGCAGAAACATCACCATTTTCAGATGAGCAGCTTAACACCAAGCTGGAGGGCAACGCTGAACAAAGCCTTATCAGTGACAAAGACAGCAGCAATATTACTCTCACTGATTTTTTGGGAAAGAATCATCTGTCTAGCTTCAAGGGCCCTATAATGGATCCTTGGCATGACCAGGAGCTCCCAAATGACATGCCTGCACCTAAACCTCCTGAAGAATCTGCAGTTTTTCTGGATGACAAAGTCTCGGGTTCCGTGCAAAGCCGTAGCTCTGATAAAGATGGTAGCAACATCTCTGACACTGGATCTTTGGGAAACAAGAATCTGTCCAGCATGAAGGACCCTTCAATGGATCCTTGCCATGACCAGGAACTCCCCAGTGACCTTTCAATGGATCCTTGCCATGACCAGGAACCCCCCAGTGACATGCCTGCACCTAAATCTCCTGAAGATCTTGCAGCTTGTATGGATGAGAGAGTGTCAGGTTCAGTAG GGATTTGTCAAACTAGTGCAAGTATAGTCAAAGGAAACCACATTGCTATGGATCCCCACTGTGCTGTGAAGCAAGTGGATAACCTGAGCCAATCTGCAGCTGCCTTGCTGAGAAATAGGAAGAGAACACCTTGTAAGCCCGATGGTCTTGAGCCTCTCAGTGATGACTTGTTTGTGATTGATTCATCAACACCTATGGAGCCTCTACTGGCGGAAGCAGGACTCAAAGTTGGCAGTCCTGACAAGAAACTACCTATGGAGCAGGTTCAGCAAGATGATTTACAAGTGCAAGAAG GTACCGTAGAGAAGCCATCATTAGATTCAGCCACATCAGAGAGTAAACATGAATGTATATTACCTGATAAAGCAGGTTATCTCTCATTGAAGAATGAGATATATCCATCAAGTATTGAACAGTCCCTTTCCTCGCAGGATGATGTACAAGTAGAGGCAG GTACCCTAAAGGAGACAGCACTAGGTTCGACTACACCAGAGTGTAAAGATGAatatgaatttcttgatgaagcaGATCCACACTCATTGAAGCACGAGAGAGGTTCATTGATTGTTGAACAATCACCATTTAGTCTGCCGAAGACCCTTTTCTCGCAGGGAAGTGTAGAAGAACCCAGTGAATGTGTTGTCCTTTCTTCAGCAAGAGTTCAGTCTGAAAATGGAGTTTGCGAGTCAAATTCTGGTTCCGACCGTGATACTAGTGTAGACTTTAGTGCAGTTTCCAAAAGTAAAGATTGTCTGGATACTTCTGAGCAAGATAAGGAAAATGAAG GATTAACGGAGGCTAGTCATCAACAAGGTGATCTCCAAGTACAAGAAG ATACCGTGGAGAGGACAGTACTAGGTTCAGATGTACCAGAGTGTAAACATGAATGTGGATTACCTGCTGAAGCAGAACCCCGCTCATTGATGAATCAGAGATCAAGTATTGAGCAATCGGCATTTGCTGTGCAGTCCCTTATCTCAAAGGAGGATGTTCAAGTACAAG GTATTGTAGAGAAGACAGTAGTAGGTTCAGCTACACCGGAGTGTAAACATGAATGTGTATCACCTGATAAAGCAGGACCACGCTCATTGAAGAATGCGAGATATCCATCAAGTATTGAACAATCTAAATTTCATCTGCTGTCCCCTTCCTCGCAGGATGATGTACAAGCACAGGAAG GTACCCTAGACAAGACAGCACTAGGTTCAGCTACACCAGGGTGCAAAGATGAATATGGATTTCCTGATGAAGCAGATCCACATTCATTGAAGCACGAGAGAGGTTCATTGATTGTTGAGCAATCACCATTTAGTCTGCCGAAGACCCTTTTCTTGCAGGAAAGTGTAGAAGAACCCAGTGAATGTGTTGTCCTTTCTTCAGTAAGAGTTCAGGCAGAAAATGGAGTTTGCGAGGCAAATCTTGGTTCAGACCATGATACTATTGCATACTTTAAAGCAGTTTCCAAAAGTGGAGATTTTCAGGATACTTCTGAGCAAGATGGTGAAAATGAAG GATTAACGGAGGCTAGTCATGGACTAGAGCAGGTGGCAACTGGTCAGCTAGATTTGGAGGCTGTAAATATAATGGA GGACGCTGATTCTGAGGAAGTAGCCTATGATGAAGAAAATAAGAAGCTTGTTCATCCTACAGACATGAATTCTTTGTGTGAAAAAATAATTGTCAGCAGACCTG TTGAGCATGCTTCTGGTCTTGGTGATTCTTTATTGAGCAGGTCACTAATTCCTTCTACTGACAACAATGATGTGCTTCTGAGTTCTAATCCTTGCCTGTTTGAATCAACTAATTTCCTGGATGAAATAGATTCGTCAAATACTAAGGCTTTGCAGCAGGGTCTCAAAAAGCAGCAATGTGATGAGTGCAAGGAATACCAAATTCCTTTTGAAGCCGGTATAAACGATATGATTGAAACTGGCACTGAAAAAGACAGAGACAGTGGAGTTCCACCACTTCCATCTGAACAAACATCAAATATTCTTATGGAGCGGCTTAACACTAAGCTGCTGGGCACAGAAGCTCCGGAATTTGACCTTAGCTGTGACAAAGATGGTAGCGATTATTTAGAGACTGAACCTGCTGTGAACAATGTTTGTAGAAATATTCTTATGGACTACAGTTTACCAAAGGATTGTTCTACGGATGATTACCAGCAAATGGGGCTCTTTGAAGACCTTTCTGAACAAAAATCTCCTGACAATGCTTCTGTGTGCTGGGAGGACAGTGatccaagaggagtgtcagctaCCATTGAGAAGCCTTCACCTTCATTTGATTTAGCAATTCCAGATTTTAAACATGAAGGCGCTCTAGCAGAGGAAGCAGTGtactcaatgaagaataacactgaaAGCTGTTCACGAGATCACAGACGATCGTCCATTGGGCTTCATCACTTGTTCTTGCAGGAGTCATTAACAGGATCAGATTTGCCTGGTGATCTTGTGCTTCCAAGTACTGAGAATGAAGATGGTTCCAACACTTGTCATGCTGAAAAAATTCCAGGATTTAAACATGAAGGTGCTCTATCAGACGAAGCAGTGTACTCACTGAAGAACACTGAAAGCTCTTCACGAGATCAGAGACGATTGTCCATTGGGCTTCATCACTTGTTCTTGCAGGAATCATttaaaggatcagatgtgcatGATGATCTTGTGCTTCCAAGTACTGAGAATGAAGATGATTCCAACACTCGTCATGCTGAAAAAATGGTTTCTTCAGAACCTGATTCACATCAAGGCTCTCGTGTAGATTTAAGTATGGTTGAAGAAATTAAGGGTTTGTTTTCATCTCAGAGAGACTATGAACAAGAAG GATTCTTGAGTTCCAGCCACAAAACAGAAAATGTTGCATCTGCCCAGTTGGATATATCAGAGGATCGTAATCTCATGAGAAG GGATATTATTACCGAGGTGATCTGCAAGGAGGAAGAGAAACGTGAACTCATTCCTTCTCTTGACACTGACACCCCTTGTGGAATATCACATACTGATGAACCTG ATGAACAGCAAATAACACTGCTGCAAGCTGCGGAAACATCGGCGTCAGCAGATAAGCAGCTTAGCTCTGAGTCGGCGGAGGATGAATTTAAGGAACACAACGTTAGTAGTGAAGTAACAAGTGGCATTTTTGGTGTTGGATCGGTGAAGAGTAATCTATTCCATTTGCACGAAGACTCTCACACCAATCCTATCCAGGGAAAGGATCTCCCAAATGACCTATCTGCACCTAAATCTCCTGTACAATCCACCACTGGTCAGGCTGAGAGTCTTTTAGGATCAG GCCTTTGTCACACTGTTGTTCGAAGGAGTACAGAAGAAATCCACACGAAGCTCCAACATAAGCGTAAAGAGGAATGCAGCGAGTACATTGATGATCAAGCCACTCTCATGTCTGAACGTGCACTGTTTGGAGGATCAGTAAGTGGAATGACACTGCTGCCAACTGCAGAACCATCTTCATTGCCAGAAGAGCAGTTTGACCCTGAGCCCGAGTGTGATGGATTTGAGGAACCTGACTGTAGTTATGATGAAGATGCAAGCTACTTATTTGGTTCTGGATCTGTGAAGAACAATGTACCCCATCTGGGTCATAAGGAGGAATACTATGAGCACAGTGATGATCCATACATAAGTGGCATGCCCAAGCCCTCACTGAACGGAGAATCAGAAAGTGGAGTGGCACTGCTGCCAGCTGAAGAAACACCAGCATTGACAAATGAGCACCTTAACTTCAAGATGGAGGAACCCAGTCTTTACTTCGATATAGACATTAGTGACATGTCTGATACTGGATTAATGGAGAACGACAATCTATCTAGCTTGCCCAAAGAGAATTATATGGAAACGTGGAAACAAGGTGAGATTTCAATTGGCACGTCTGCAGCAAAGTCTCTAGGAGAATCTGCAGTTTGCTCAGATGACAAGGTTCCTGGGTCAGGAG GAACCTGCCAAACTAGTGGGCGATGA